GATCAGGCGCTCAAGGTTCTGTGCGAGATGACGCCGCGACCCGATGTGCTTCTCGCTACTGGAGATTTGGTCGATCGTGGGGATCAGGACAGTTACATGCGATTGGAAGAGGCTTTCGCCGATTTGCCCTTTCCGGTTTATATGTGTCTGGGTAATCATGATTTGCGGGCACCTTTTCAGAAGCAATTTCCCGATGTGCCGACAGCTGATGGCTTTGTGCAATATGAAATAGATGATGGGCCATTGCGCTTGTTGTTCCTCGATACGCTCGAAGAGGGGCGGCATGGTGGGGCGTTTTGCGATGTCCGGGCGCAGTGGCTGACCGATCGATTGGCTGAAAAGCAGGATAAGCCGACATTGCTGATCATGCATCATCCTCCGGTTGAATCCGGCATCGCATGGATGAACACCGATCCGCGTGAACCTTGGGTGTCGACGCTGGCCGATACTATTGCTGGCCATGATCAAGTTAAAGGCATGATCACGGGGCATCTGCACCGTAACATCTCCACCTCTTTTGAAGGTACAAGCCTGTCGATCTGTGCCTCTACCGCACCGCAGGTGGCGTTTGACCTCGAACCGATTGACCCGGAAAATCCTGATGGTCGGAACATGATCGTCGCCGATCCGCCCGCCATTGCGCTACATTGGTGGAACGGCAAGCA
This DNA window, taken from Parasphingorhabdus litoris DSM 22379, encodes the following:
- a CDS encoding phosphodiesterase, whose translation is MILAQVTDIHLGFDPDNPTEFNRKRLDQALKVLCEMTPRPDVLLATGDLVDRGDQDSYMRLEEAFADLPFPVYMCLGNHDLRAPFQKQFPDVPTADGFVQYEIDDGPLRLLFLDTLEEGRHGGAFCDVRAQWLTDRLAEKQDKPTLLIMHHPPVESGIAWMNTDPREPWVSTLADTIAGHDQVKGMITGHLHRNISTSFEGTSLSICASTAPQVAFDLEPIDPENPDGRNMIVADPPAIALHWWNGKQLVSHFETAEEHVMLARYDENLQPLVRALLAERPE